Part of the Fibrobacter sp. UWP2 genome, GTGTCGGCAAACGCGCTCACCAGTACAGACAAACTTCCATAATTGCTGGAGCAGGGGCTTGCGCAAATACGTTCTGCCACTTCGAGCTGCACCATACCCATAAAGCCTTTGGTCATGTGCAGTCGCGGCATGAGTCCGGCAACAATCGCCGTGCTTACGTTGTATGGCAGGTTGCCTGTGACCCAGGGCTTTTCGTGTGCATTCAAGAAAGCCTGCAAATCGAACTTCAAAAAGTCGATGTTTTCAATGTGGAAGTTCTCGCGGCCCTTGAACTTTTCTTGCAATACCGCTACGCACTGTTCGTCAATCTCAACAGCGGTGATGTCGAGCCCGCGGTCTAGCAGGTGCTCGGTGAGCGCCCCGTGCCCCGGACCAATTTCAAGAACGGCCTCGCTCGCTTTGGCGGGGAGGTCGCCTGCAATCATTTTTGCTGTAGGTACGTCCAGGAAATTCTGGCCAAATTTGCGGCGCCGGGCTCTATCCATGCTCGCAAATTTAGAACATTATAAAGCCGCCAATCGAGACCGCCATTTCGCTGTGGTCAGAGAAGCTGCCGAACGGGTTCTTGAGGAACTGCTTGGTGAACACCATTTCGAGGGCGGCGCACTCGTACTGGAAGCGCGCGCCAAGGTTCACGTCCGTTTTGCCCGAAGTGATGTCGATGCTCTGGATTGTGGTTTCGTGCAGTTTGAAATCTTCGAAACTAAAGAGTCTCCATGTGTGGTTGGCACTGGCAAATGCCATAATGTGGCTGCCCAGGGCGACTTCGCCCAAGATATTTGGGGCGGTGTAGAGGCCGTACAGGTTTTGCTTGCCTCGATAATGCTTTAGGGGGTCAAACACCACAAACGGCAAGGCTGTATTGAGGCCTAAGAAAATGCGGGCTTTTTCGGATTTGAGAATGTTCGAACCCACGTTGAATTCGGGAACGAGTTCAAAGTGGGCAGTGGTGTCGGCTGTAACGCGGTTGTGGGTGACAATGTACTTTTGCCCATCAATTACTTCGAATGACTTAGTAGTGGTTTCGAGTTCAGCGTTATGTCGCATGGCCGATATATTGAGTGCCCATGCAAATTTCGGGTTGTTTGTTTTGGACAAGGTAAATGTTCCTCCCAGGTCCCAAATACGGGCTTCGCTAATGGTATCGGGGGAGGAATAGTAGGCGATGTCTTTTGGCCTGACAAAGTTGAGGTTGAACCCTACATCAATGTAGCTCGCCTTGAACGAAATGGCGCCGCCAACGAGAGTCCCCCCTTCGGTGGACTTGGCGGTTTGTTCGTAGTCGGCGTACTCGGCATAGTTCCAGTTTTTGCCGACGGCGGCGTTCAAGTAGAAGCCGATGCTGTTAAATGCCATGCCGGCGGTAAGCAGGCCTAGGTCCTGGGAGTTGTCTAGGGCAATAAAGTAGGTGCTGTTCTCCCCGAATGCAACGGCTCCCGAGTTTTCGACAGGTTCAAAGTAACCGAATTTGAGTCCATGCATTTTGTGCGGGAGGGCGATGTTGTCGCTCACGGTGTTTGGAGCGGCTTGGTTTCCTACAATGTTGTAGGCAGACCCGTGAAGCATGTCGAGCGGGTGCGGTTCCTTTACGGGATCCACCGGGAAAGTACTCGTGTCGACAGGAATAACGACCGGCTCGGGTGTAGGAGCGGTTGCCAAAACGGGCGCAGGCTCTGGAGCTGGCTCGGGGATAAAAGCTGGTGCAGGTTGCTGTTGTGCAGGCTGAGGTTCAGGTTGTGGTGCCGCCGTTTGTTCCGGGACGGGTTCCATGGGCACGAACTCGGGTGCCGGTGCTGCTTGTTCTGCAGGTGCATATTTTTCGGTAGCGGGTTCGTAACCTTCTGCGGGTACGGCCGCCGGGTCGGCGTATTCAGGCGCGGGGGCTTCCTGCTGGTATGCTTGCGGTTCTACGGCGTTGGTCGGTTCGGCATATGCCGGTTGCGCCTGCTCCACGGCAGGGGCCGGTTCTGCAACGGGTGCGGGTGCCGGCACCGGGATGGCTTGCTGTGCGCTTACGCTTGCAGCGGAAGCGAGCGCGATAACGAATAAATTTTTTTTCAAGTTCATAGTAATTTAAACATAGATAAAAAAAGGGCGTAAGGAACGATTTTTGTTAAAATTCCTTTACTTTTTTTGTCTGAGAACGGGATTTAACGGCTGGAATATACATAATGAAATATTTGCTATTTTAAAGCTGTAAAAAAACGAGGTTTTTATGCTTATCGCCATGCAAGACGTAATGAAGCTGTCTGGGGTTTCTTTTGGTACCAGCGGAGCCCGTGGGCTTGTAACCGCCATGACTGACCGCGTGTGCTATGTTTACGCCCGTTCGTTTATCAAGTATTGCGAGGCGAGCTACAAATGCGAACAAACGATTGCGATTGCAGGTGACCTTCGCCCCAGTACAGGACGCATTTTGCAGGCGCTGGTGCAGGCGGCAAACGACGCCGGCTGGAAGACCATTTACTGCGGGCGCATCCCGAGCCCTGCCATCGCCCTCTACGGTCTCGACAAGCACTTGCCCACGATCATGGTCACGGGGAGCCACATTCCTGCCGACCGCAATGGCATCAAGTTCAACCACCCGGATGGCGAAATCTCCAAGAAGGATGAACAGGGGATCGTTTCGCAGCAGGTGGAAGTCGACGAATCGTTGTTCGATGCCGCCGGCATGCTCAAGAACGCCCCCGCCCTCCCTGCCGTGGAAGCCGAGGCCGAGGAAACGTACTGCAAGCGCTACCCCGACTTTTTTGGGAGCGACGCCCTGCACGGGCTTACCATCGGCGTGTACCAGCATTCCGCCGTGGGCCGCGATATTGTGGTCCGCGTGCTTGAGAGCCTTGGCGCCACGGTAAAACCCTTTGGTCGCAGCGAGACTTTTGTGCCGGTCGACACCGAGGCCATCCGCAAGGAAGACGAGGAACTGGCTCGCGAATTCTCCCACAAGGATTACGTGGACGCCATTTTTAGTACCGACGGCGACAGCGACCGCCCGCTTTTGGCCGACGATGCCGGCATGTGGCTCCGTGGCGACGTGCTCGGGATTTTGGCCGCACAGGCGCTGGGCATCAAGCGCATCGCGACTCCCGTGAGTTGCAACACCTCCCTCGAAAAATCGGGCAGCTTCGAAAAGATTTGCCGCACCCGCATTGGCAGCCCCTACGTGATTGCTGGCATGGAGAGCCTTGTGGTGACAAACACGGCTGACCTCCCTTCGGGTGAGTTCCCGGCGGTCGCGGGCTACGAGGCGAACGGCGGCTTTTTGCTGCAAACGAACCTCACGCGCCCCTTTGCCGATGGCTCGTGCCGCACGCTCAGGGCTCTCCCCACGCGCGATGCATTGCTCCCCATGATTGCCGTGATGGTGCGGGTGCATGACGAACGCATGTGCGTCGTGGACTTGCTGCGCAAGCTTCCCAAGCGCTTTACCGTGAGTGACCGCCTCAAGGAATTTCCGACCGAACTTTCGAAGGCGAAACTCGCCGAGATTCGCGAGCAAAAGCTGGGCGAAAAACTTTTTGGCGCCCTGACCGCCAAGCCCTCCAAGTTTGTCAAGCGCGGCGAGGACCCCGCAAACAACAAGCCCTTCGAAGGCAAGATCGTCTCGCTCAACGAGGTCGACGGCTACCGCATGGAATTTGACTCGGGCGATATCGTCCACCTGCGCCCCAGCGGCAATGCCCCCGAGTTTCGTTGCTACGTGGAGACCGAGTCCAAGGACCGTAGCGCCGAACTTTTGGCCGAATGCCTCAAGATTATGGAAGGCTGGCGAAAGTAATCGCGTATTTTTTGTATTTTGATGGTATGCTGAAGAAACTTCTTGTATCCGCCCTTGCCGTAGGTTCGCTCGCTTTTGCCGGCGAGTATTGGCATGTGGCTCCGGGCGGCACCACCATGAAGTTCCTCTCGATGCACGTGGCGCCGCGTACCGCCGCCATGTCGGGGGCGGGTATCGCCGATGCGGCCCGAGTCTCTGAGGTCAACAGGAACCCGCTCGCCATGGGCGTCGCCGATACGCCCGAGTTCGGGTTGAACCAGATTGTTTTTGATGGTGTCGGTACAGACAAGTTCACCTCGGTCTATTTTGGCCATCCCGTGGGCGAAAGCTTTGTGGCGTCGGGCGCCGTGGAATTTTTGGGCTACGACGAAATTGAGGGCCGCGACGAGAACGGCCTCAAGACCGACGACTACAGCGCCTACGCCTGGGCGGTGCAGGCGGGTTTCGGCAGCCGCTGGGACGTTTTGAACTGGGCGCTAACGGCGCGTTTTGCCACACAGACCATTGACGACCAGACCGCCTTCGCCTTTTTGGCCGACGTGGGCGGCTCTTACCGCGTGAACAAGTACTTTGCCTTTGCCACAACGCTCACCAACGTGGGTTACGTGACGGAATACGAGGATGTCAAGGAGGCCGCTCCCATGGCGGTGCAAGCGGGCGTTTCCGGGTTCATCCCGTTCATTGACCGCTGGGCTTTGCACCTCTCTGCCGACGCCTACCGCCGCGCCGATACCGATGCGCAGTGGCTCTTTGGCGGCGAACTCGCCTATGCCGAGGCGCTGATGCTCCGCGCCGGTTACGCCGTGCGCACCGAGAATGGTACCGAGAACGGCATCAGCTGCGGTTTGGGAGTCGTGTTCGGGATGATTGTGTTCGACTACGCGTACGAACCGCGCCCCGCCTTTGAAGGGGGCAACCATTACTTCTCCCTGGGAATGAAGTTCTAGGGATTCACTGCGCCATAGCTTTGTATGGTACCCCAAATTCATTCTTCTTTATCAAATTGTACAGGTTGCTGCGGCTGATGCCCAGGGCGCGTGCGGTTTGCATCTTGTTGCCGCGGAACTTTTCGAGGGTGCGTTCAATGATTTTCCAGTCGGGAGGGGGCGTGCGGAATGTCGCCCCGCGGTACACAGGGTTATGGTTGTCTTCGCCACAGAGCGGAACAGCGAATTCTTCACCCAGGATTTCGCATAGGGTAATGCCGTGGGGTTTCAAGAGGGTGTAGCGCTGTAAGACGTTTTTGAGCTGGCGGATGTTCCCAGGCCAGCTGTAAAGGCGTAGCCGTGCGAGTTCCGTCGCCGAGAGGGCTTCGCGCGGTTCACTGCCTTCACGCGGTTCGCAACCTTCGTTTGCAGGTGTGGCATCGACTGACTCGCGCGCCTCCCGCCACAGCTTCTGTGCCAGCTCCTCGAAGTCGCCGCGCTCGCGCAGGGCGGGAAGCTGCACGGGGAAGGCGTTCAATCTAAAGTACAGGTCTTCGCGGAACCGCCCCGCCACAACTTCTTCCTTGAGGTTCTTGTTGGTGGCGCATACTAGGCGGAAGTCCACCGGGATGCTCCTCGTCGCGCCCACGGGCATTACCGCCCGCTCCTGCAGTATGCGCAGGAGCCGGCTTTGGCTCTCGTAGGGCAGTTCCCCGATCTCGTCCAAAAAAAGGGTGCCGCCCTCCGCCGCCCGCACGACCCCGATTTGGTCCGCGGTGGCGCCGGTGTAGGCGCCGCGCTTGGCGCCCTCGAGTGTGCTTTCGATGAGGTTCTTGGCAATGGCCCCGCAGTTCACGGCTATAAAGGGCCCGCCGGGGCGCGGACCCGCTCTGTGGAGGAACCGCGCCGCCACCTCCTTGCCCGTGCCCGATTCACCTTGGATCAGCACCGTTATGGAGGATTTTGCCGCTATTTGGAGTAGATCATTTGCTGTTTTCATGCTGCCTCTACCCTATAAACGGATTTTTGCCCTTTTTTGTTCCCCCTTTTATTGCTATTTTTACGCCCGCGCCAATAATTTTACATTGGAGCACCACAAAGTGGCTGGCTAGGTGGGTAGCCTTGGGCAGCGCCCCGAACGGGGTGCGGACTATGAGTCAAGTAGTCCTGCTCGAAGGTGAGAGGCCGGCGGCCCAAAAGGAAAAAATGAGTCAAAGAATCGTATGCAAGTTCGGTGGCAGCTCTGTCGCCGATGCCGGCCAGTTCAAGAAGATCAAGGCCATCGTTGAATCCGACAAGAATCGCAAGATTATCGTGGTTTCGGCCCCGGGCAAGAGAAATCCCAAGGAAACGAAGCTCACCGACCTCCTCTACAGCACCTATGACCTGGCCAGCAAGGGCCTCGATTTTAGCGCCCCGTGGAACCTGATTCGCAGCCGCTACGACGAGATCTGCAAGGACCTCGGTCTCGAAAACAAGCTCAACGAGGACCTCGACAGCCTCGAGGACAAGCTCAAGAACCATCCCGAGTCCGTGAGCACCGACTTCCTCGTCTCCCGCGGTGAGTTCCTGTGCGCCCGCCTCATGGCCAAGTACCTGGGTGCCAACTTCGTCGACAGTTTCCCGCTCATCACGTTCGACGACAAGTACCGCATCGCCCCCAGGACCTACGAAGAAATCGCCAAGACTTTGGGTGACGAGAACCAGCTCTACGTGCTGCCCGGCTTTTACGGCAGCAACCTCCGTGGCGAAGTCAAGACCTTCAGCCGTGGCGGCTCCGACATCACGGGCGCAATACTCGCTAACGGCATCGATGCCGCCAAGTACGAGAACTGGACCGATGTTTCGGGCATGCTCATGGCCGACCCGCGCATTGTCGAAAACCCGCTGCCCATCGAATACGTGAGCTACCGCGAAATCCGCGAACTCGCCTACTCCGGCGCAAGCGTGCTCCACGACGAATCCATCGCCCCTTGCCGCGCGAAGAAGATTCCCATCAACATCCGCAACACGAACCGCCCCGAAGACGCGGGCACCATTATCGGCCCCACTCCGGAAGAATCCAAGCTCCCGATTACGGGTGTTGCCGGCCGCAAGGGCTTCTCGATGATCTACATCGAAAAGTCCATGATGAACAAGGAAGTGGGCTTTGGTCGCCGCGTGCTCGCCGTGCTCGAAAGCGAAGGCCTCTCTTACGAACTGTGCCCGAGCGCCATCGACTCCATGAGCATCGTGGTGGATAGCAAGGCTCTCGACGCCGTGCAGGATGTGGTCCTCGAAGACATCACGCAGCAGATGCGCCCCGACCGTATCAAGGTCTTCCCGGGCATCTCGCTCATCGCGACTGTCGGTCACGGCATGACGAACAAGATCGGTGTGGCTGCGAAGCTCTTCACCGCTCTCGCCGAGAACAAGGTGAACGTTCGCATCATCGACCAGGGTTCTTCGCAGATCAACATCATCACCGGTGTTGACGAAGCCGACACCGAGAAGGCTATCAAGGCCATCTACGGCGCTTTCGTGAAGTAATGTCACTGCGAGCCCTGCAAGGGTTCGGCAATCCAAAGATTAAAAAACGTCTCGCCTTGGGCGGGACGTTTTTTTTGACAATGCAGGAATTTAATAAGAGGACGGCACCTTCGAAGTCCCGCTCTACAGCAAATAATCCATCCGGATATCCTGCATGTTTTCGAACAAATTAGCATAAAACAAAAGGGCCTTGCGGCCCTTCTGTTAAATTTGCCCAGTCGGCATTAGTCGTCGGTCAAGTGCGTCGGCATCAAAAGGAAGCTGAAGCCCAGGTCTTCGCCCACCGGTTCAATGATGCAGGCGCCAATCGGGTTGTTCATCTTCATGATGGTCTCTTCGCTCTTGCACATGCCGAAGATTTCGGTGATATAGCGACCGTCAAAGCCAATGCTGAAGCTGCCTTCGCCGTTGTGCGTTACGGCGAGGGCTTCGCGGGAATCGCCGCCCACATCCGGGTCGCTCGCGCTGAGTTCCATGGTGTTGCCGTCAATCTGCAGGCGGACCTTGTGGGTACG contains:
- a CDS encoding PorV/PorQ family protein — encoded protein: MLKKLLVSALAVGSLAFAGEYWHVAPGGTTMKFLSMHVAPRTAAMSGAGIADAARVSEVNRNPLAMGVADTPEFGLNQIVFDGVGTDKFTSVYFGHPVGESFVASGAVEFLGYDEIEGRDENGLKTDDYSAYAWAVQAGFGSRWDVLNWALTARFATQTIDDQTAFAFLADVGGSYRVNKYFAFATTLTNVGYVTEYEDVKEAAPMAVQAGVSGFIPFIDRWALHLSADAYRRADTDAQWLFGGELAYAEALMLRAGYAVRTENGTENGISCGLGVVFGMIVFDYAYEPRPAFEGGNHYFSLGMKF
- a CDS encoding phosphomannomutase, which translates into the protein MLIAMQDVMKLSGVSFGTSGARGLVTAMTDRVCYVYARSFIKYCEASYKCEQTIAIAGDLRPSTGRILQALVQAANDAGWKTIYCGRIPSPAIALYGLDKHLPTIMVTGSHIPADRNGIKFNHPDGEISKKDEQGIVSQQVEVDESLFDAAGMLKNAPALPAVEAEAEETYCKRYPDFFGSDALHGLTIGVYQHSAVGRDIVVRVLESLGATVKPFGRSETFVPVDTEAIRKEDEELAREFSHKDYVDAIFSTDGDSDRPLLADDAGMWLRGDVLGILAAQALGIKRIATPVSCNTSLEKSGSFEKICRTRIGSPYVIAGMESLVVTNTADLPSGEFPAVAGYEANGGFLLQTNLTRPFADGSCRTLRALPTRDALLPMIAVMVRVHDERMCVVDLLRKLPKRFTVSDRLKEFPTELSKAKLAEIREQKLGEKLFGALTAKPSKFVKRGEDPANNKPFEGKIVSLNEVDGYRMEFDSGDIVHLRPSGNAPEFRCYVETESKDRSAELLAECLKIMEGWRK
- a CDS encoding aspartate kinase; the protein is MSQRIVCKFGGSSVADAGQFKKIKAIVESDKNRKIIVVSAPGKRNPKETKLTDLLYSTYDLASKGLDFSAPWNLIRSRYDEICKDLGLENKLNEDLDSLEDKLKNHPESVSTDFLVSRGEFLCARLMAKYLGANFVDSFPLITFDDKYRIAPRTYEEIAKTLGDENQLYVLPGFYGSNLRGEVKTFSRGGSDITGAILANGIDAAKYENWTDVSGMLMADPRIVENPLPIEYVSYREIRELAYSGASVLHDESIAPCRAKKIPINIRNTNRPEDAGTIIGPTPEESKLPITGVAGRKGFSMIYIEKSMMNKEVGFGRRVLAVLESEGLSYELCPSAIDSMSIVVDSKALDAVQDVVLEDITQQMRPDRIKVFPGISLIATVGHGMTNKIGVAAKLFTALAENKVNVRIIDQGSSQINIITGVDEADTEKAIKAIYGAFVK
- a CDS encoding sigma 54-interacting transcriptional regulator; the encoded protein is MKTANDLLQIAAKSSITVLIQGESGTGKEVAARFLHRAGPRPGGPFIAVNCGAIAKNLIESTLEGAKRGAYTGATADQIGVVRAAEGGTLFLDEIGELPYESQSRLLRILQERAVMPVGATRSIPVDFRLVCATNKNLKEEVVAGRFREDLYFRLNAFPVQLPALRERGDFEELAQKLWREARESVDATPANEGCEPREGSEPREALSATELARLRLYSWPGNIRQLKNVLQRYTLLKPHGITLCEILGEEFAVPLCGEDNHNPVYRGATFRTPPPDWKIIERTLEKFRGNKMQTARALGISRSNLYNLIKKNEFGVPYKAMAQ
- the rsmA gene encoding 16S rRNA (adenine(1518)-N(6)/adenine(1519)-N(6))-dimethyltransferase RsmA, whose product is MDRARRRKFGQNFLDVPTAKMIAGDLPAKASEAVLEIGPGHGALTEHLLDRGLDITAVEIDEQCVAVLQEKFKGRENFHIENIDFLKFDLQAFLNAHEKPWVTGNLPYNVSTAIVAGLMPRLHMTKGFMGMVQLEVAERICASPCSSNYGSLSVLVSAFADTQILRKIGPEHFTPRPNVDSATMLLTPREKPLEVPEGYFDFVRAAFTQKRKTLANSFGKAYNKKKIQEAIELLDYPATVRAEELSPERFLEFYKVIVG